Proteins co-encoded in one Acanthopagrus latus isolate v.2019 chromosome 10, fAcaLat1.1, whole genome shotgun sequence genomic window:
- the ccdc149a gene encoding coiled-coil domain-containing protein 149-A isoform X1, with translation MQSAKRSESDWQGLVSEFLVCKRKLESKKEALLILSKELDTCQQERDQYKLMANQLRERHQGLKKKYRELIDGDPSLPPEKRNQVNLAQLLRDSRERAKQLSEEVKELTQRLAEAQGDNKLLRMTITRQRLGDEEVGARHFPAHEREDLVRQLERASLQMEEMEHNMKALTDELQDVKSERNVFRDKAYRVNVELNHILGNREARIIDVDALCMENRYLHERFSQVQEEVNLLKSNIMKYKTALERRKNSSTYGKSNSSPLTGVLSAKQVQELLLEEQGCSLPATPQSISDLKSLATALLETIHEKNLVIQHQRHTNRILGNRVADLERKLKTLEVSGLWSLPGLTYRVSVGIGRTRENITLNENLQPELHPTRATSHPKMQPTVQLPKVVSHDRSSHESLWECHTAGSDLGTDGVSREDAPALLNSLEPLVGLETNGIDRKGGEIVTLTEDGATLELEEGRSPVEEEGHEVEGVEDEDLGSTVEEGEEAALALGVPSTDSDLPWFQIKQASVDHSEVDHQSCESGDDGSNSVPEEVSISVPEDKATEVTSTEDWDIHCQSVPS, from the exons ATGCAGTCTGCCAAGAGGAGTGAGAGTGACTGGCAGGGGCTCGTCAGCGAG TTCCTGGTGTGTAAACGCAAGCTGGAGAGTAAGAAGGAAGCCCTGCTCATTCTGTCCAAGGAGCTGGATACGTGTCAGCAGGAGAGAGACCAGTACAAGCTGATGGCCAACCAGCTGAGGGAGCGTCACCAGGGACTCAAGAAAAAGTACAGGGAACTTATT GACGGTGACCCTTCTTTGCCGCCAGAGAAACGCAATCAA GTGAACCTGGCTCAGCTGTTGAGAGACTCGAGAGAACGAGCGAAACAGCTTTCcgaggaggtgaaggagctgaCTCAGAGGCTTGCGGAGGCCCAGGGGGATAACAAG CTGCTGAGGATGACCATTACTCGACAGAGGTTGGGGGATGAGGAGGTGGGGGCACGCCATTTCCCCGCCCACGAACGGGAGGATCTAGTTAGACAGCTGGAGAGAGCGAGCCTACAG ATGGAGGAAATGGAGCACAACATGAAGGCTCTGACAGACGAGCTGCAGGATGTGAAGTCGGAGCGGAATGTGTTCAGGGACAAGGCCTACCGAGTGAACGTGGAGCTCAACCACATCTTGGGAAACCGTGAGGCACGCATCATCGATGTGGATGCCCTCTGCATGGAGAACAG GTATTTGCATGAGCGGTTCAGCCAAGTACAAGAGGAGGTGAACCTGCTGAAATCGAACATCATGAAGTACAAG ACGGCTCtcgagaggaggaagaactcCAGCACATACGGGAAATCAAACAGCAGTCCACTCACTGGAGTCCTCTCAGCCAAacaag TCCAGGAGTTGCTCCTGGAAGAGCAGGGCTGCAGCCTGCCAGCCACGCCTCAGTCCATCTCCGACCTCAAGTCCCTTGCTACGGCTCTGCTGGAGACCATCCATGAGAAGAACCTGGTCATCCAGCACCAGAGGCACACCAACAG GATCCTCGGAAACAGGGTTGCGGATTTGGAGAGGAAGCTGAAGACGCTGGAGGTTTCAGGACTGTGGAGTCTTCCAG GCTTGACCTACCGCGTATCCGTGGGAATTGGGA GGACACGAGAAAACATCACACTGAATGAAAACCTCCAACCGGAGCTTCATCCAACACGTGCCACGTCTCACCCAAAGATGCAGCCCACAGTGCAGCTGCCCAAAG TTGTGTCACACGACAGAAGTTCACATGAATCATTGTGGGAATGCCACACCGCTGGCAGCGACCTTGGCACAGATGGCGTCAGCAGGGAAGACGCACCTGCACTGCTCAACAGCCTGGAGCCTCTGGTGGGGTTGGAGACGAATGGGATTGACAGGAAAGGGGGGGAAATCGTGACCCTGACGGAAGATGGAGCCACCttggagctggaggaggggcGGAGTCCCGTGGAAGAGGAGGGGCATGAGGTCGAGGGGGTTGAAGATGAAGACCTGGGTTCAACGgtggaggagggcgaggaggcAGCTCTGGCGCTGGGTGTCCCATCCACTGACTCGGACCTTCCAtggtttcaaataaaacaagcctCTGTGGATCATTCAGAGGTGGATCATCAGTCCTGTGAATCCGGGGACGATGGGTCTAATAGTGTTCCTGAAGAAGTCTCAATATCAGTGCCAGAGGACAAGGCCACAGAGGTGACGAGTACAGAGGACTGGGACATTCACTGTCAGTCTGTGCCATCATAG
- the ccdc149a gene encoding coiled-coil domain-containing protein 149-A isoform X3, whose translation MANQLRERHQGLKKKYRELIDGDPSLPPEKRNQVNLAQLLRDSRERAKQLSEEVKELTQRLAEAQGDNKLLRMTITRQRLGDEEVGARHFPAHEREDLVRQLERASLQMEEMEHNMKALTDELQDVKSERNVFRDKAYRVNVELNHILGNREARIIDVDALCMENRYLHERFSQVQEEVNLLKSNIMKYKTALERRKNSSTYGKSNSSPLTGVLSAKQVQELLLEEQGCSLPATPQSISDLKSLATALLETIHEKNLVIQHQRHTNRILGNRVADLERKLKTLEVSGLWSLPGLTYRVSVGIGRTRENITLNENLQPELHPTRATSHPKMQPTVQLPKVVSHDRSSHESLWECHTAGSDLGTDGVSREDAPALLNSLEPLVGLETNGIDRKGGEIVTLTEDGATLELEEGRSPVEEEGHEVEGVEDEDLGSTVEEGEEAALALGVPSTDSDLPWFQIKQASVDHSEVDHQSCESGDDGSNSVPEEVSISVPEDKATEVTSTEDWDIHCQSVPS comes from the exons ATGGCCAACCAGCTGAGGGAGCGTCACCAGGGACTCAAGAAAAAGTACAGGGAACTTATT GACGGTGACCCTTCTTTGCCGCCAGAGAAACGCAATCAA GTGAACCTGGCTCAGCTGTTGAGAGACTCGAGAGAACGAGCGAAACAGCTTTCcgaggaggtgaaggagctgaCTCAGAGGCTTGCGGAGGCCCAGGGGGATAACAAG CTGCTGAGGATGACCATTACTCGACAGAGGTTGGGGGATGAGGAGGTGGGGGCACGCCATTTCCCCGCCCACGAACGGGAGGATCTAGTTAGACAGCTGGAGAGAGCGAGCCTACAG ATGGAGGAAATGGAGCACAACATGAAGGCTCTGACAGACGAGCTGCAGGATGTGAAGTCGGAGCGGAATGTGTTCAGGGACAAGGCCTACCGAGTGAACGTGGAGCTCAACCACATCTTGGGAAACCGTGAGGCACGCATCATCGATGTGGATGCCCTCTGCATGGAGAACAG GTATTTGCATGAGCGGTTCAGCCAAGTACAAGAGGAGGTGAACCTGCTGAAATCGAACATCATGAAGTACAAG ACGGCTCtcgagaggaggaagaactcCAGCACATACGGGAAATCAAACAGCAGTCCACTCACTGGAGTCCTCTCAGCCAAacaag TCCAGGAGTTGCTCCTGGAAGAGCAGGGCTGCAGCCTGCCAGCCACGCCTCAGTCCATCTCCGACCTCAAGTCCCTTGCTACGGCTCTGCTGGAGACCATCCATGAGAAGAACCTGGTCATCCAGCACCAGAGGCACACCAACAG GATCCTCGGAAACAGGGTTGCGGATTTGGAGAGGAAGCTGAAGACGCTGGAGGTTTCAGGACTGTGGAGTCTTCCAG GCTTGACCTACCGCGTATCCGTGGGAATTGGGA GGACACGAGAAAACATCACACTGAATGAAAACCTCCAACCGGAGCTTCATCCAACACGTGCCACGTCTCACCCAAAGATGCAGCCCACAGTGCAGCTGCCCAAAG TTGTGTCACACGACAGAAGTTCACATGAATCATTGTGGGAATGCCACACCGCTGGCAGCGACCTTGGCACAGATGGCGTCAGCAGGGAAGACGCACCTGCACTGCTCAACAGCCTGGAGCCTCTGGTGGGGTTGGAGACGAATGGGATTGACAGGAAAGGGGGGGAAATCGTGACCCTGACGGAAGATGGAGCCACCttggagctggaggaggggcGGAGTCCCGTGGAAGAGGAGGGGCATGAGGTCGAGGGGGTTGAAGATGAAGACCTGGGTTCAACGgtggaggagggcgaggaggcAGCTCTGGCGCTGGGTGTCCCATCCACTGACTCGGACCTTCCAtggtttcaaataaaacaagcctCTGTGGATCATTCAGAGGTGGATCATCAGTCCTGTGAATCCGGGGACGATGGGTCTAATAGTGTTCCTGAAGAAGTCTCAATATCAGTGCCAGAGGACAAGGCCACAGAGGTGACGAGTACAGAGGACTGGGACATTCACTGTCAGTCTGTGCCATCATAG
- the ccdc149a gene encoding coiled-coil domain-containing protein 149-A isoform X2: MQSAKRSESDWQGLVSEFLVCKRKLESKKEALLILSKELDTCQQERDQYKLMANQLRERHQGLKKKYRELIDGDPSLPPEKRNQVNLAQLLRDSRERAKQLSEEVKELTQRLAEAQGDNKLLRMTITRQRLGDEEVGARHFPAHEREDLVRQLERASLQMEEMEHNMKALTDELQDVKSERNVFRDKAYRVNVELNHILGNREARIIDVDALCMENRYLHERFSQVQEEVNLLKSNIMKYKTALERRKNSSTYGKSNSSPLTGVLSAKQVQELLLEEQGCSLPATPQSISDLKSLATALLETIHEKNLVIQHQRHTNRILGNRVADLERKLKTLEVSGLWSLPGTRENITLNENLQPELHPTRATSHPKMQPTVQLPKVVSHDRSSHESLWECHTAGSDLGTDGVSREDAPALLNSLEPLVGLETNGIDRKGGEIVTLTEDGATLELEEGRSPVEEEGHEVEGVEDEDLGSTVEEGEEAALALGVPSTDSDLPWFQIKQASVDHSEVDHQSCESGDDGSNSVPEEVSISVPEDKATEVTSTEDWDIHCQSVPS; encoded by the exons ATGCAGTCTGCCAAGAGGAGTGAGAGTGACTGGCAGGGGCTCGTCAGCGAG TTCCTGGTGTGTAAACGCAAGCTGGAGAGTAAGAAGGAAGCCCTGCTCATTCTGTCCAAGGAGCTGGATACGTGTCAGCAGGAGAGAGACCAGTACAAGCTGATGGCCAACCAGCTGAGGGAGCGTCACCAGGGACTCAAGAAAAAGTACAGGGAACTTATT GACGGTGACCCTTCTTTGCCGCCAGAGAAACGCAATCAA GTGAACCTGGCTCAGCTGTTGAGAGACTCGAGAGAACGAGCGAAACAGCTTTCcgaggaggtgaaggagctgaCTCAGAGGCTTGCGGAGGCCCAGGGGGATAACAAG CTGCTGAGGATGACCATTACTCGACAGAGGTTGGGGGATGAGGAGGTGGGGGCACGCCATTTCCCCGCCCACGAACGGGAGGATCTAGTTAGACAGCTGGAGAGAGCGAGCCTACAG ATGGAGGAAATGGAGCACAACATGAAGGCTCTGACAGACGAGCTGCAGGATGTGAAGTCGGAGCGGAATGTGTTCAGGGACAAGGCCTACCGAGTGAACGTGGAGCTCAACCACATCTTGGGAAACCGTGAGGCACGCATCATCGATGTGGATGCCCTCTGCATGGAGAACAG GTATTTGCATGAGCGGTTCAGCCAAGTACAAGAGGAGGTGAACCTGCTGAAATCGAACATCATGAAGTACAAG ACGGCTCtcgagaggaggaagaactcCAGCACATACGGGAAATCAAACAGCAGTCCACTCACTGGAGTCCTCTCAGCCAAacaag TCCAGGAGTTGCTCCTGGAAGAGCAGGGCTGCAGCCTGCCAGCCACGCCTCAGTCCATCTCCGACCTCAAGTCCCTTGCTACGGCTCTGCTGGAGACCATCCATGAGAAGAACCTGGTCATCCAGCACCAGAGGCACACCAACAG GATCCTCGGAAACAGGGTTGCGGATTTGGAGAGGAAGCTGAAGACGCTGGAGGTTTCAGGACTGTGGAGTCTTCCAG GGACACGAGAAAACATCACACTGAATGAAAACCTCCAACCGGAGCTTCATCCAACACGTGCCACGTCTCACCCAAAGATGCAGCCCACAGTGCAGCTGCCCAAAG TTGTGTCACACGACAGAAGTTCACATGAATCATTGTGGGAATGCCACACCGCTGGCAGCGACCTTGGCACAGATGGCGTCAGCAGGGAAGACGCACCTGCACTGCTCAACAGCCTGGAGCCTCTGGTGGGGTTGGAGACGAATGGGATTGACAGGAAAGGGGGGGAAATCGTGACCCTGACGGAAGATGGAGCCACCttggagctggaggaggggcGGAGTCCCGTGGAAGAGGAGGGGCATGAGGTCGAGGGGGTTGAAGATGAAGACCTGGGTTCAACGgtggaggagggcgaggaggcAGCTCTGGCGCTGGGTGTCCCATCCACTGACTCGGACCTTCCAtggtttcaaataaaacaagcctCTGTGGATCATTCAGAGGTGGATCATCAGTCCTGTGAATCCGGGGACGATGGGTCTAATAGTGTTCCTGAAGAAGTCTCAATATCAGTGCCAGAGGACAAGGCCACAGAGGTGACGAGTACAGAGGACTGGGACATTCACTGTCAGTCTGTGCCATCATAG